A region of Pyxidicoccus parkwaysis DNA encodes the following proteins:
- a CDS encoding phage tail protein, whose protein sequence is MSTGSGLGAQLYGLLPEVYRTRDTGDLRDYLESCGEVLDLVRGVIGQRLADAFPDHPDAQGWTLPYLAELLDVKLLSPAEPEQRRELSQAVSLRQRKGTPGSVAQVARDVGQYAWDTEDPRNEPSSPVYLQEGWRRVAVTPRVGQPLLPPESLGALPLPAGAPARRHPALPAATVDFRYASRKVALPPRGDGTPRAPLQENVHGIPLAPGHFDDVSRRTPDLRRPSSRQGHVHPKRVVVFTLPRVGFFPPGWEFGDTRPLPVPPEASRPLPRRREGPLPPEPASGDYVIENLVLPEDTEVVVSNRPLVMRNCVVQGNVYIDSFDNGHLIEDCIVTGQVAKNLGNELIVRRSALGHLTLEAGTLDVSGATVEDSLLGGLDSVGLVTLLSVTVLSTLDARRCFANDSLFAGTVVPRAGVGNCFRYCRLPANALAAYTVEGQPAEAYECTSEAPRFRTTLFGAPGAGVLASDNSARLLDGAEDGGELGAYRHRRYVLRDEAVLARLRESLPAGMSAILVPDDRLGVSLPVVTSPST, encoded by the coding sequence GTGAGCACGGGAAGCGGACTCGGCGCGCAGCTGTACGGGCTTCTGCCGGAGGTGTACCGCACGCGCGACACCGGGGATTTGCGCGACTACCTGGAGTCGTGTGGCGAGGTGCTGGACCTGGTGCGCGGGGTGATTGGCCAGCGGTTGGCGGACGCGTTCCCGGACCACCCGGACGCGCAGGGCTGGACGCTGCCGTACCTGGCGGAGCTGCTGGACGTGAAGCTGCTGTCGCCCGCGGAGCCCGAGCAGCGGCGGGAGCTGTCCCAGGCGGTGTCGCTGCGCCAGCGCAAGGGCACGCCGGGCTCGGTGGCGCAGGTGGCCCGGGACGTCGGCCAGTACGCCTGGGACACGGAGGACCCGAGGAACGAGCCGTCCTCGCCCGTGTACCTCCAGGAGGGTTGGAGGCGGGTGGCGGTGACGCCGCGCGTGGGCCAGCCGCTGCTGCCGCCCGAGTCGCTCGGGGCCCTGCCGCTGCCGGCGGGGGCGCCGGCGCGGCGGCACCCGGCGCTGCCCGCGGCGACGGTGGACTTCCGGTACGCGTCGCGCAAGGTGGCGCTGCCTCCGCGTGGGGACGGGACACCCCGGGCTCCGCTCCAGGAGAACGTGCACGGCATTCCGCTGGCGCCCGGCCACTTCGACGACGTGTCCCGCAGGACTCCGGACCTGCGCCGGCCCTCGTCGAGACAGGGGCACGTCCACCCCAAGCGCGTGGTGGTCTTCACGCTGCCCCGGGTGGGCTTCTTCCCGCCGGGCTGGGAGTTCGGGGACACGCGCCCCCTGCCGGTGCCGCCGGAGGCCTCGCGCCCGCTGCCCAGGCGCCGTGAGGGCCCGCTGCCACCCGAGCCGGCCTCGGGTGACTACGTCATCGAGAACCTCGTCCTGCCGGAAGATACGGAGGTCGTGGTGAGCAACCGGCCGCTGGTGATGCGCAACTGCGTCGTCCAGGGCAACGTCTACATCGACTCGTTCGACAACGGGCACCTCATCGAGGACTGCATCGTCACGGGGCAGGTGGCGAAGAACCTGGGGAATGAGCTCATCGTCCGCCGCTCCGCGCTCGGGCACCTCACGCTGGAGGCGGGCACGCTGGACGTGTCCGGCGCGACGGTGGAGGACAGCCTCCTGGGCGGGCTGGACAGCGTGGGCCTCGTCACGCTGCTGAGCGTGACGGTGCTGAGCACGCTGGATGCCAGGCGGTGCTTCGCCAACGACTCCCTCTTCGCGGGCACCGTCGTCCCCCGTGCGGGCGTGGGCAACTGCTTCCGCTACTGCCGGCTGCCGGCGAACGCGCTCGCCGCGTACACGGTGGAGGGCCAGCCCGCCGAGGCGTACGAGTGCACGAGCGAGGCGCCCCGGTTCCGCACCACCCTCTTCGGCGCGCCCGGGGCCGGAGTGCTCGCGAGCGACAACAGCGCGCGGCTGCTCGACGGCGCCGAGGACGGAGGCGAGCTGGGGGCGTACCGCCACCGCCGCTACGTCCTGCGGGACGAGGCGGTGCTCGCCCGGCTCCGTGAGTCCCTGCCCGCGGGCATGAGCGCCATCCTCGTTCCGGACGACAGGCTGGGCGTGTCCCTGCCCGTCGTGACGTCACCTTCCACCTGA
- a CDS encoding DUF6519 domain-containing protein, giving the protein MKTQISRHSHDSSKRYSGVYQQQGRMLTDADWNELVSIINERVTNALQDVVGSGGPSARKLQISNTLQITPGSVYADGLMATLPGTTAFTYATQPDFPLAPGTPAVGESLYADLWERPVLFLEDPSLQDPGLHGADTCTRTQVMLQVKRCPAGQQPTDPLVNPGRGNAPLTLSQRVGGTGPASQGTGNYLFRLEVHDVKGSPTAPSELTLKWSSENAAEAYANGPGVPQDYQGNDWLYEFYSASSEKHLGVHLGTLPAGFPVLGRLEAGYPVSVPDAATYPFVRRWDGWCTLTRNTTTGVWTFVSGGRDRGALLSTANAQGVHGHVRIENGVLYLELQDLALALTLTGTGITSRTFVPGDYWLAPVREQDAAGAQVLNAAQPVGILHRYVKLGVITSGVFTPERTLSFPSLSRLTSVSTGDSGANYVGTEAHADVTGTTVQSQLSSLIPVLNKANNPNFGSNLIGSAAITGTSKSVTAGPVRSQLTQLVTHLNNHVASNSTDHDTRYYPRTDADTKFALASHNHDARYPSLLYQWTFTLNANQTWQQAVPIFTRPPLVAMQLKVQVPQGDEDDIYYVFSGPTHSKVEVSLYPGSSSSSNRLVVWNSDTDNFEVQLRLFDVR; this is encoded by the coding sequence ATGAAGACCCAGATTTCACGCCACTCCCACGACTCCTCCAAGCGCTACTCGGGCGTCTACCAGCAGCAGGGGCGGATGCTCACCGACGCGGACTGGAACGAGCTGGTCTCCATCATCAACGAGCGTGTCACCAACGCCCTGCAGGACGTGGTGGGCAGCGGCGGCCCTTCTGCCCGGAAGCTGCAGATTTCCAACACGCTGCAGATAACGCCCGGCAGCGTGTACGCCGACGGGCTGATGGCCACGCTGCCCGGCACGACGGCCTTCACCTACGCCACGCAGCCGGACTTTCCGCTGGCGCCGGGGACTCCGGCGGTGGGCGAGAGCCTGTACGCCGACCTCTGGGAGCGGCCGGTGCTGTTCCTGGAGGACCCGTCGCTCCAGGACCCGGGGCTGCACGGAGCGGACACGTGCACGCGCACACAGGTGATGTTGCAGGTCAAGCGCTGCCCCGCGGGCCAGCAGCCCACGGACCCGCTCGTCAACCCGGGGCGGGGCAACGCGCCGCTCACGCTGTCCCAGCGCGTGGGAGGCACGGGGCCGGCCTCGCAGGGCACCGGCAACTACCTCTTCCGGCTGGAGGTGCACGACGTGAAGGGCTCGCCCACGGCGCCCTCCGAGCTGACGCTGAAGTGGTCCAGTGAGAACGCGGCCGAGGCGTATGCGAACGGGCCTGGCGTGCCCCAGGACTACCAGGGCAACGACTGGCTCTACGAGTTCTACAGCGCCAGCAGCGAGAAGCACCTGGGCGTGCACCTCGGCACCCTGCCGGCGGGCTTCCCGGTGCTGGGCCGGCTGGAGGCGGGCTACCCGGTGTCCGTGCCGGACGCGGCCACGTACCCGTTCGTGCGCCGCTGGGACGGCTGGTGCACGCTGACGCGCAACACCACCACGGGCGTGTGGACCTTCGTCAGCGGCGGGAGAGACCGTGGCGCGCTGCTGTCCACGGCCAATGCGCAGGGCGTGCATGGCCATGTGCGCATCGAGAATGGCGTGCTGTACCTGGAGCTGCAGGACCTGGCGCTGGCGCTCACGCTGACGGGGACGGGCATCACCAGCCGCACCTTCGTGCCCGGGGACTACTGGCTGGCGCCGGTGCGCGAGCAGGACGCCGCGGGAGCCCAGGTGCTGAATGCCGCGCAGCCGGTGGGCATTCTCCACCGCTACGTCAAGCTGGGCGTCATCACGTCGGGGGTCTTCACTCCGGAGCGGACGTTGAGCTTCCCCTCGCTGTCCCGGCTGACGTCGGTGAGCACGGGGGACTCGGGGGCGAACTACGTGGGCACGGAGGCGCACGCGGACGTGACGGGCACCACGGTGCAGTCGCAGCTCAGCTCGCTCATCCCGGTGCTGAACAAGGCGAACAACCCCAACTTCGGCTCCAACCTCATCGGCAGCGCGGCGATTACCGGCACGTCGAAGAGCGTGACCGCGGGCCCCGTCCGCAGCCAGCTCACCCAGCTGGTCACCCACCTCAACAACCACGTGGCGTCGAACAGCACGGACCACGACACCCGGTACTACCCGAGGACGGATGCGGACACGAAGTTCGCCCTGGCCAGCCACAACCACGACGCCCGGTACCCGTCGCTCCTGTACCAGTGGACGTTCACCCTGAACGCCAACCAGACGTGGCAGCAGGCCGTACCCATCTTCACGCGGCCGCCGCTCGTCGCCATGCAGCTGAAGGTCCAGGTCCCCCAGGGGGACGAGGACGACATCTACTACGTCTTCAGCGGCCCGACGCATTCCAAGGTGGAGGTGTCGCTCTACCCGGGGTCCAGCAGCAGCTCGAATCGACTCGTCGTCTGGAACTCCGACACGGACAACTTCGAGGTGCAGCTGCGCCTGTTCGACGTGCGGTAG
- a CDS encoding toprim domain-containing protein, with product MSHESPPAEDRFQRAARLEREELHRCITLAAAHFQGLLWEGTEGQAARDYIASRGITEETARAFALGYASASGTALANALAPAGLANAGERAGLLRRAPAGGGFTDVFRGRVTLPFCSPEGHPLSFIGRDLPPHERRKYQEPCISPIFERDHTLFGLVHARDAIRREGSAIVVEGGFDCMMLHQTGFTHSVGLIATTLSTSRIDLLLAAGARELVVMLDPDLGGWRGVQQNADLMLLYVPATRVARLPRKEDPDEFLVRAGPEAMRRVLDEARPLTEYLLDTTLPRGRNASAAERKEAVEALSLIFLRLQEGPTRSALLDALATHSGLSHDELEAMLRSS from the coding sequence ATGAGCCACGAATCACCCCCAGCTGAAGACCGCTTCCAGCGCGCCGCACGCCTGGAGCGCGAGGAGCTCCACCGCTGCATCACGCTGGCCGCCGCGCACTTCCAGGGCCTGCTCTGGGAGGGCACGGAGGGCCAGGCCGCGCGCGACTACATCGCCTCGCGCGGCATCACCGAAGAGACCGCACGGGCCTTCGCGCTCGGGTATGCCTCGGCCTCGGGCACCGCGCTGGCCAACGCGCTTGCGCCCGCGGGTCTGGCCAACGCGGGCGAGCGGGCGGGCCTCCTGCGCCGCGCACCGGCCGGGGGTGGCTTCACGGACGTCTTCCGGGGCCGCGTCACCCTCCCGTTCTGCTCACCGGAAGGACACCCGCTCTCCTTCATCGGGCGGGACCTGCCTCCCCACGAACGGCGCAAGTATCAGGAGCCCTGCATCTCCCCCATCTTCGAGCGCGACCACACGCTCTTCGGGCTGGTGCATGCCCGCGACGCCATCCGCCGCGAGGGCTCCGCCATCGTCGTCGAGGGCGGCTTCGACTGCATGATGCTTCACCAGACCGGCTTCACCCACTCCGTCGGCCTCATCGCCACCACCCTGAGCACCTCGCGCATCGACCTGCTGCTCGCGGCGGGGGCGCGTGAGCTGGTGGTCATGTTGGATCCAGACCTCGGGGGTTGGCGCGGCGTCCAGCAGAACGCCGACCTCATGCTCCTCTACGTCCCCGCCACGCGCGTCGCCCGGCTCCCCCGCAAGGAAGACCCGGACGAGTTCCTCGTGCGCGCCGGGCCCGAGGCCATGCGCCGCGTGCTCGACGAGGCGCGGCCCCTCACCGAGTACCTCCTCGACACCACGCTCCCCCGGGGCAGAAACGCCTCTGCCGCCGAGCGGAAGGAGGCCGTCGAGGCGCTGTCGCTCATCTTCCTCCGCCTGCAGGAAGGCCCCACCCGCTCCGCCCTCCTGGACGCGCTCGCCACCCACTCCGGCCTCTCACATGACGAGTTGGAGGCGATGCTCCGGTCCTCCTGA
- a CDS encoding IS1182 family transposase, translated as MDRWTPEVACSEREERLLKLAGKSRRLLVFLRRHRHELFDEAFQAELEGMYRQTGQGEAPQPPALLCMALLLQGYLQVSDAEAVRLSATDRCWRVVLGTLVPDDDAPAFSQGGLQQFRERLIHHDMDRRLLERTVEVAKKTKAFDWKKLPATLRLAVDSRPLEGAGRVEDTFNLLGHAGKKLAEGAARLLGTDVEEVCRQARAPVLLGTSVKAALDIDWSDADEKQDALNRLVRQVDRLAAWVARHVDGAEEAPLRRYIEALGQVKAQDLEPVEAGGVRLRQGVAPDRRISIEDEEMRHGRKSKSKRFNGYKQHIGTHLDAELVLACTVTPANRPEEEATPELKKDLRRLGLEPDAVFIDRAYVNSELTEEVKQAGGEVVCKPWPGRGARPGLYGKKDFAVDVKAGTITCPAGQVEAFEPGHVVQFDPEVCGACALRAQCTHAASGRGRSVRLGEDEGLQKRLRRLQGTRSGRAKLRERVPVEHQLAHLSQRQGSRARYRGTRKNTFDLRRLCALQNLETIHRRIDEQRRLAA; from the coding sequence ATGGACCGATGGACGCCCGAGGTCGCGTGTAGCGAGAGGGAAGAGCGGCTGCTGAAGCTGGCGGGCAAGAGCCGCAGGCTCCTGGTCTTCCTGCGACGGCATCGCCATGAGTTGTTCGACGAGGCCTTCCAGGCGGAATTGGAGGGCATGTACCGGCAGACGGGCCAGGGCGAGGCTCCCCAGCCCCCGGCCCTGCTGTGCATGGCGCTGCTGCTGCAAGGCTACCTGCAAGTCTCCGATGCGGAGGCCGTCCGGCTGTCGGCCACGGACCGGTGCTGGCGTGTGGTGCTGGGCACGCTGGTGCCCGACGATGACGCACCCGCCTTCTCGCAGGGAGGCTTGCAGCAGTTCCGCGAGCGACTCATCCACCACGACATGGACCGGCGCCTGCTGGAGCGCACGGTGGAGGTGGCCAAGAAGACGAAGGCCTTCGACTGGAAGAAGCTGCCGGCGACGCTGCGATTGGCGGTGGACAGCCGCCCTTTAGAGGGAGCCGGGCGGGTTGAAGACACCTTCAACCTGCTCGGCCACGCGGGGAAGAAGCTCGCCGAGGGCGCCGCCCGTCTGCTGGGCACGGACGTGGAGGAAGTCTGCCGCCAGGCTCGGGCGCCGGTGCTGCTGGGTACCAGCGTGAAGGCGGCGCTGGACATCGACTGGAGCGATGCCGACGAGAAGCAGGACGCATTGAATCGTCTGGTACGGCAGGTGGACCGGCTGGCGGCATGGGTGGCGCGGCACGTGGACGGGGCCGAAGAGGCGCCGCTGCGCCGCTACATCGAGGCGCTCGGACAGGTGAAGGCGCAGGACTTGGAGCCGGTGGAAGCAGGTGGGGTGCGCCTGCGCCAGGGCGTTGCCCCCGACAGACGCATCTCAATCGAAGACGAAGAGATGCGGCATGGGCGTAAAAGCAAGAGCAAGCGTTTCAATGGCTACAAGCAGCACATCGGCACGCACCTGGATGCGGAGCTGGTGCTGGCGTGTACGGTGACGCCCGCCAACCGACCCGAAGAGGAGGCCACCCCGGAGCTGAAGAAAGACTTGCGGCGGCTGGGCCTGGAGCCGGACGCGGTGTTCATTGATAGGGCATACGTGAACAGCGAGCTGACCGAGGAGGTGAAGCAGGCCGGTGGAGAGGTGGTGTGCAAGCCATGGCCCGGGCGCGGTGCCAGGCCGGGCCTGTATGGCAAGAAGGACTTCGCGGTGGACGTGAAGGCGGGCACCATTACCTGCCCGGCCGGTCAGGTGGAGGCCTTCGAGCCCGGGCACGTGGTGCAGTTCGACCCGGAGGTGTGCGGGGCGTGCGCGCTGCGCGCCCAATGCACGCACGCGGCCTCCGGACGCGGCAGGAGCGTCCGGCTGGGCGAGGACGAGGGCCTGCAGAAGCGACTGCGAAGGCTGCAAGGCACGCGCTCGGGACGGGCGAAGCTGCGCGAGCGGGTGCCCGTCGAGCACCAGCTCGCCCACCTCAGCCAGCGCCAGGGCTCGCGGGCTCGCTACCGCGGCACCCGGAAGAACACCTTCGACCTTCGCAGGCTCTGTGCGCTCCAGAACCTGGAGACCATCCATCGCCGCATCGACGAGCAGCGGCGTCTTGCGGCCTGA
- a CDS encoding nuclear transport factor 2 family protein, which translates to MDTNERVIRALYQAAEVQDVKAFVSLFADSGYFYDVSAGRKYYGNDIGRTVEIYATAFPDMHRELYSFYVSGDVVVVELSLNGTHKGPLALPAGTIPPTGKEIHAPCCDVFHLKDGKVQSFHCYTAATILLGQLGVLTNLEAALKSA; encoded by the coding sequence ATGGATACGAACGAACGGGTGATTCGCGCACTCTACCAGGCCGCGGAAGTCCAGGACGTCAAGGCGTTTGTGTCACTGTTCGCGGACAGTGGCTATTTCTACGATGTGTCAGCGGGTCGTAAATACTATGGCAATGACATTGGCCGCACGGTCGAAATCTACGCGACGGCCTTCCCTGACATGCACCGGGAGCTTTACAGCTTCTACGTGAGCGGTGATGTCGTTGTCGTGGAGTTGTCACTGAATGGCACGCACAAGGGGCCGCTGGCGCTGCCTGCTGGAACGATTCCCCCGACGGGCAAGGAGATACACGCCCCCTGCTGTGACGTATTCCACCTGAAAGACGGCAAGGTCCAGTCGTTTCACTGCTACACCGCCGCGACCATTCTGTTGGGTCAGCTTGGGGTTCTCACGAATCTCGAAGCCGCTCTCAAGAGCGCCTAG
- a CDS encoding VOC family protein → MDTETMKLRVARPTRSLAQVVRFYQEGLGFEVLGGFEDHAGFDGVMLGHRGAPYHLEFTVERGHAAPSAPSEENLLVFYIPERAEWEARVLRMQTAGFSPVRSRNPYWDVHGRTFEDPDGYRVVLYQRAWAL, encoded by the coding sequence ATGGACACGGAGACGATGAAGCTGCGCGTGGCGAGGCCGACACGCAGCCTGGCGCAAGTGGTGCGCTTCTACCAGGAAGGGCTGGGCTTCGAGGTCCTCGGAGGCTTCGAGGACCACGCGGGCTTCGACGGCGTGATGCTCGGACATCGGGGCGCGCCATACCACCTGGAGTTCACGGTGGAGCGCGGACACGCCGCGCCGAGTGCGCCCTCAGAGGAGAACCTGCTCGTCTTCTACATCCCGGAGCGCGCCGAGTGGGAAGCCCGGGTGCTCCGCATGCAGACCGCGGGCTTCTCTCCCGTGCGCTCGCGCAACCCGTACTGGGACGTCCACGGGAGGACCTTCGAGGACCCGGACGGCTACCGCGTGGTGCTCTACCAGCGAGCCTGGGCGCTTTGA
- a CDS encoding VOC family protein, which translates to MNKQIIFNLPVKDLDKSKAFFSALGFSFNSQFSNENAAFMVIVDGSIQAMLTTEALFKTLIGKPVVQAKEANEVVICLMCDSREEVDRLIAKAAAAGGRIPHPPEDRGFMYDQGFEDLDGHLWNLVWTAPQT; encoded by the coding sequence ATGAACAAGCAGATCATCTTCAACCTGCCGGTCAAGGACCTTGACAAATCCAAGGCCTTCTTTTCCGCCCTCGGCTTCAGCTTCAATTCGCAATTCAGCAACGAGAACGCGGCGTTCATGGTCATCGTGGATGGCAGCATTCAGGCCATGCTGACGACCGAAGCGTTGTTCAAGACCCTCATCGGCAAGCCCGTCGTGCAGGCGAAGGAGGCCAACGAGGTCGTCATCTGCCTGATGTGCGATAGCCGGGAAGAAGTGGACAGGCTCATCGCCAAGGCCGCCGCCGCTGGCGGCCGTATTCCTCATCCGCCCGAGGACCGCGGCTTCATGTACGACCAGGGCTTCGAGGACCTCGACGGCCACCTGTGGAACCTGGTCTGGACGGCGCCGCAGACCTGA
- a CDS encoding alpha/beta hydrolase-fold protein — MPFALLALALWFAWRELTRSRGDQRASFKPASQQCDTQGPLRYCINKAVGGTNGDIVYHLHGRNLDETLWNDDTYFTGMVQAQWQAAGALPPTVVTVSYGSTWLLTPKGRQEDSGLLDDFMARLPALEAKMGRPRRRMLLGESMGGLNVLVAGLSHPSQFAKVAALCPGVYTDTPFSSLGTIRASMERTGAEPRIVLGVWLLARKYVADEAEWRRVSPLELLAQARPDAPELYLSCGLYDAYGNYEGTERLANLARQRGVRTEWHPLYGGHCASDVSSLADFLVR, encoded by the coding sequence TTGCCTTTCGCACTGCTTGCCCTCGCGCTCTGGTTCGCGTGGAGGGAGCTCACGCGCAGCCGCGGCGACCAGAGGGCTTCGTTCAAGCCCGCGAGCCAGCAGTGCGACACGCAAGGGCCGCTGCGTTACTGCATCAACAAGGCCGTCGGCGGCACCAATGGCGATATCGTCTACCATCTCCACGGGCGCAATCTCGACGAGACCCTCTGGAACGACGACACCTACTTCACCGGCATGGTGCAGGCACAATGGCAGGCCGCCGGAGCCCTGCCGCCCACGGTCGTGACCGTCTCGTACGGCTCGACCTGGCTCCTGACGCCGAAGGGAAGGCAGGAGGACAGCGGCCTGCTCGATGATTTCATGGCACGTCTGCCTGCGCTCGAGGCGAAGATGGGACGCCCCCGGCGGCGAATGCTGCTGGGGGAGTCGATGGGCGGGCTCAATGTCCTTGTCGCGGGCCTCTCCCATCCATCGCAGTTCGCGAAGGTCGCGGCGCTGTGCCCGGGCGTCTACACCGATACCCCGTTCTCCTCCCTTGGCACCATCAGGGCCTCGATGGAGCGCACCGGGGCCGAGCCCAGAATCGTGCTCGGCGTCTGGCTGCTGGCGCGCAAGTACGTGGCCGACGAAGCCGAATGGCGCCGCGTCTCGCCCCTGGAACTGCTCGCGCAAGCGAGGCCGGACGCTCCGGAGCTGTATCTCTCCTGCGGCCTCTACGATGCCTACGGCAACTACGAAGGCACCGAGCGCCTCGCCAACCTGGCCCGTCAGCGTGGCGTCAGGACCGAGTGGCACCCGCTCTATGGCGGCCACTGCGCGTCGGACGTGTCCTCGCTGGCCGACTTCCTCGTGAGATGA
- a CDS encoding PadR family transcriptional regulator: MPRARALSNHARTVLAALLDAGAGWSHGYELCRLAGVKSGTLYPLLIRLEAQGHLEAEWQQPAEGGRPPRHAYRLTKTGVQLARDNPPDSKVAARRGLREVPT; the protein is encoded by the coding sequence ATGCCACGAGCCCGCGCACTGTCGAATCATGCTCGCACCGTTCTTGCCGCCCTGCTGGATGCCGGCGCGGGCTGGTCGCACGGGTATGAGCTGTGCCGCCTTGCAGGCGTGAAGTCCGGCACGCTCTACCCGCTGCTCATCCGCCTCGAAGCCCAGGGCCATCTCGAAGCCGAGTGGCAGCAGCCGGCGGAGGGCGGGCGGCCGCCAAGGCACGCCTATCGCCTGACCAAGACCGGGGTCCAGCTCGCGCGCGACAATCCGCCAGACAGCAAGGTGGCTGCTCGCCGAGGCCTTCGCGAGGTGCCGACATGA
- a CDS encoding FG-GAP-like repeat-containing protein produces the protein MKHKSISFLVMLTGAGLLGLIGGCSPISDGDNDAYVGSADSALTAAQCDYFDVNGQVQICHKTSSTRHPYTLVRVSEQACINAHSAHNGDYVTSLDPTSPLYDPTCSGQACLPVNAPCDPTVPCCDGLTCQSGTCVDVNECAAGTDNCSENATCTNTPGSFTCACNAGYEGDGVTCTNIDECATNPCQNGGTCTDGINSYTCTCAPGFTGTNCEINIDECASSPCQNGGTCTDGINSYTCACAPGFTGTNCETNIDECATSPCQNGGTCTDGINSYTCACAPGYSGTNCETNIDECAANPCLNGGTCIDGVGSYTCQCAPTYEGTNCQSCSGTLGDCNGDSSDGCEVNLQSDADSCGACGIACSTGQICTNGTCQTAPTGQVPGTPVSSPANHSPLAPAVADVNGDGKLDILVANAESGSILTPSGSLSVFLGNGDASVQPEVNYGSASLSSNAVVAVDVDGDGWLDAVTVNGQTNQPLINGNISVYKNLGPSAPGTFGAPTSFTTGTPGSVHLCTGDFNADGVADIATTSVTLSQVSVLFGTGAGSFGAPTLIGIPGTGGVQSTIACRDLNGDGFSDLVVTSPASARLSVLINQGNGSFAAPVSYSNSASGQTAGIAFGDANGDGVLDILSNGAAGRFLFFFKGNGNGTFASGVQSTAAATTAANSALGVVADDFNGDGKLDAYILVTTASGGVRPMTGNGSGGFTSGTVVTTGASPGLNAIATADMDADGYPDLILTNRGSGTVTVVPNGL, from the coding sequence ATGAAACACAAATCAATATCTTTCCTCGTCATGCTCACGGGGGCCGGTCTGCTCGGCCTCATCGGCGGTTGCAGCCCGATCTCCGACGGGGACAATGACGCGTACGTCGGTTCGGCCGACTCCGCCCTCACCGCCGCGCAGTGCGATTACTTCGATGTCAACGGTCAGGTCCAGATCTGTCACAAGACCAGCTCGACGAGGCATCCCTACACGCTCGTCCGTGTTAGCGAGCAGGCGTGTATCAACGCGCACAGCGCGCACAACGGCGACTACGTCACCAGCCTCGACCCGACCTCGCCGCTCTACGACCCGACGTGCAGCGGCCAGGCCTGCCTGCCCGTGAATGCGCCGTGCGACCCCACGGTCCCCTGTTGCGACGGCCTCACGTGCCAGAGCGGCACCTGCGTCGACGTCAACGAGTGCGCCGCCGGTACCGACAACTGTAGCGAGAACGCCACCTGCACCAACACCCCGGGCTCCTTCACCTGCGCCTGCAACGCGGGGTACGAGGGCGACGGCGTGACCTGCACCAACATCGACGAGTGCGCCACAAACCCCTGCCAGAACGGCGGCACCTGCACCGACGGCATCAATAGCTACACCTGCACGTGCGCTCCCGGCTTCACCGGCACCAACTGCGAAATCAACATCGACGAGTGCGCCTCGAGCCCCTGCCAGAACGGTGGCACCTGCACCGACGGCATCAATAGCTACACGTGCGCGTGCGCTCCCGGCTTCACCGGCACCAACTGTGAGACCAACATCGACGAGTGCGCCACGAGCCCCTGCCAGAACGGCGGCACCTGCACCGACGGCATCAACAGCTACACGTGCGCGTGCGCTCCCGGCTACTCCGGCACCAACTGCGAGACCAACATCGACGAGTGCGCCGCAAACCCCTGCCTGAACGGTGGCACCTGCATCGACGGCGTGGGTAGCTACACCTGCCAGTGCGCGCCCACCTACGAGGGGACCAACTGCCAGTCTTGCTCCGGCACCCTCGGGGACTGCAACGGGGACTCGTCCGACGGCTGCGAGGTGAACCTCCAGAGCGACGCCGATAGCTGCGGCGCTTGCGGCATCGCGTGCTCGACGGGACAGATCTGCACGAACGGCACCTGCCAGACCGCCCCCACCGGCCAGGTCCCCGGCACGCCGGTCAGCTCCCCCGCGAACCACAGCCCGCTGGCCCCGGCGGTCGCCGATGTGAATGGCGATGGCAAGCTCGACATCCTGGTGGCCAACGCCGAATCCGGATCGATCCTGACGCCCTCTGGCTCGCTCTCCGTCTTCCTGGGGAACGGCGACGCCAGCGTCCAGCCGGAGGTCAACTACGGGAGCGCCTCGCTCTCCAGCAACGCGGTCGTGGCGGTGGACGTGGACGGCGACGGGTGGCTCGACGCCGTCACCGTCAACGGCCAGACCAACCAGCCCCTCATCAACGGAAACATCAGCGTCTACAAGAACCTGGGCCCGAGCGCGCCCGGGACCTTCGGCGCGCCGACGAGCTTCACCACCGGCACCCCGGGCTCCGTCCACCTCTGCACCGGGGACTTCAATGCCGACGGGGTGGCTGACATCGCCACGACCAGCGTGACCCTGAGCCAGGTGAGCGTGCTCTTCGGCACCGGCGCGGGCAGCTTCGGCGCGCCCACGCTCATCGGCATCCCGGGCACCGGCGGCGTGCAGTCGACCATCGCCTGCCGTGACCTGAACGGCGATGGCTTCTCCGATCTCGTGGTGACGAGCCCCGCCAGCGCACGCCTGTCGGTCCTCATCAACCAGGGCAACGGCTCGTTCGCCGCCCCCGTCTCCTACAGCAACAGCGCCAGCGGCCAGACGGCGGGCATCGCCTTCGGCGACGCCAACGGCGACGGCGTGCTCGACATCCTCTCGAACGGCGCGGCCGGCCGGTTCCTCTTCTTCTTCAAGGGGAACGGCAACGGCACCTTCGCGAGCGGCGTTCAGTCCACCGCCGCGGCCACTACGGCCGCCAACTCGGCGCTGGGCGTCGTGGCCGATGACTTCAACGGCGATGGCAAGCTCGACGCCTACATCCTCGTGACAACAGCCTCGGGCGGCGTCCGCCCGATGACCGGCAACGGCAGCGGAGGCTTCACCTCGGGCACCGTCGTCACGACCGGCGCCTCGCCTGGCCTCAACGCCATCGCCACCGCGGACATGGACGCGGACGGGTACCCCGATCTCATCTTGACCAACAGGGGCTCCGGCACGGTGACCGTGGTCCCCAACGGACTCTGA